The following coding sequences lie in one Heteronotia binoei isolate CCM8104 ecotype False Entrance Well chromosome 6, APGP_CSIRO_Hbin_v1, whole genome shotgun sequence genomic window:
- the LOC132573604 gene encoding prosaposin-like produces MARLPGFLALLGCVAAALANPVVFQKDCARGPEVWCENLKVASHCNAVKHCQQNVWNKPTVESIPCDLCKDIVTVAGKLLKSNGTEEEIHDYMSKACEFLSDQGLVSECKEMVDSYLPTILDMIKGQLDEPGAVCSALKLCQSLQKHLASVKLQKQLQSNKIPELDFSELASPFMANVPLLLYPQEQPKEKSRRSGDVCKDCVQLVTDVQEAVKNNSTFVQLLIQHILDECEHLAPAEVDKCKDYISQYSDLAVQLLVQMSPQSLCTMVGFCSSLKSVPLQTLVPAKTIHEVKAEPLENSLSQSESLSLCDACEIMVEEVASLLESNKSEEEMVHAMEAVCDVMPVKVREECKSFVEVYGKAIIDMLLEATDPKLVCVMLRCCVNKAVPAEKIAPVQSQGGDICDVCKMVVAYLDKQLQKNSTTVEIEEALEKVCRMLPASYFDQCDQFVKQYEPTAVELLAEMMDPGFVCDKLGVCSKPLLGSEMCVWGPGYWCKNMETATKCNAVDHCKRHVWN; encoded by the exons ATGGCACGACTCCCTGGCTTCCTCGCCCTTCTAGGCTGTGTGGCTGCAG CTCTGGCAAATCCCGTTGTATTTCAGAAAGATTGTGCACGGGGCCCTGAAGTATGGTGTGAGAACTTAAAAGTAGCTTCACATTGTAACGCTGTTAAGCACTGTCAACAAAATGTCTGGAACAAGCCTACAGTG GAAAGCATCCCTTGTGATCTATGCAAAGATATTGTAACAGTGGCTGGGAAACTCTTGAAGAGTAATGGCACAGAG GAGGAAATCCATGATTACATGAGTAAGGCCTGTGAGTTTCTTTCGGATCAAGGCCTAGTATCTGAATGCAAGGAGATGGTGGATTCTTACCTGCCCACCATTCTGGACATGATTAAGGGGCAGCTT GATGAGCCAGGAGCTGTGTGCAGCGCGCTCAAATTGTGCCAGTCTCTTCAGAAGCACCTGGCATCAGTGAAACTGCAGAAGCAGCTTCAGTCAAACAAGATTCCTGAACTAGACTTCTCTGAACTGGCATCTCCTTTTATGGCTAATGTGCCACTTCTTCTTTATCCCCAGGAGCAGCCCAAAGAAAAGTCTCGG AGGAGTGGGGATGTATGTAAAGACTGCGTTCAGTTGGTAACTGATGTTCAGGAAGCCGTGAAGAACAATTCAACCTTTGTGCAACTGCTGATTCAGCATATACTAGATGAATGTGAGCACTTGGCGCCTGCTGAGGTTGATAAG TGCAAAGATTACATCTCCCAGTATTCAGACCTGGCTGTTCAGTTACTTGTGCAGATG TCACCACAGTCCTTATGTACCATGGTTGGATTCTGTTCTTCTCTGAAATCTGTGCCTCTCCAGACTCTGGTACCAGCCAAAACCATCCATGAAGTGAAGGCAGAACCCCTTGAG AATAGCCTGAGTCAatcagagtctctctctctctgtgacgCATGTGAGATCATGGTGGAAGAGGTGGCCAGCCTTCTAGAGAGCAATAAGTCTGAG GAGGAGATGGTGCATGCAATGGAGGCAGTTTGTGATGTGATGCCTGTAAAAGTAAGAGAGGAGTGCAAGAGCTTTGTGGAAGTCTATGGCAAAGCGATCATTGATATGCTGCTGGAGGCAACCGATCCCAAATTGGTATGCGTTATGCTGAGATGCTGTGTGAACAAGGCTGTTCCTGCTG AGAAAATTGCTCCAGTGCAATCACAGGGAGGTGACATTTGTGATGTGTGCAAAATGGTTGTAGCCTATTTGGACAAACAACTACAAAAGAATTCTACGACTGTGGAAATTGAGGAAGCTCTTGAAAAAGTCTGCCGCATGTTGCCAGCATCTTACTTTGATCAG TGTGATCAGTTTGTGAAGCAGTATGAACCGACGGCTGTGGAGCTTTTGGCAGAAATGATGGATCCTGGTTTTGTGTGTGAT AAACTTGGTGTTTGTTCAAAGCCTCTGTTGGGATCAGAAATGTGTGTTTGGGGACCTGGCTATTGGTGTAAGAACATGGAAACAGCAACTAAGTGTAAT GCTGTCGACCACTGCAAGCGTCATGTGTGGAACTAA